In the Syngnathus scovelli strain Florida chromosome 16, RoL_Ssco_1.2, whole genome shotgun sequence genome, one interval contains:
- the LOC125983048 gene encoding mitochondrial adenyl nucleotide antiporter SLC25A23 isoform X1, with amino-acid sequence MGEEDKNLFDRPQRATNEVKAENVTNVEAERQRRYADLFEELDLNRDGKVDISELRIGLAARGLHQGEAEEIVLVSDINRDGLLDFQEFSEYLQAHEKRLWLMFHKLDRNNDGKIDVGEIQHLLQKLGVEVTKEQASRILQSMDRDGTMTIDWKEWRDYFLFNPFHNMEDIVHYWKHSHMFDIGEHLTVPDEFSEKERRSGLVWRQLVAGAMAGAVSRTGTAPLDRLKVFLQVHGSVSHGKNLWSGLRGMIQEGGVFALWRGNGINVLKIAPESAIKFMAYEQIKWLIRGSKEGGSLRVQERFLAGSLAGATAQTIIYPMEVLKTRLTLRTTGQYSGVADCARQILRREGLRAFYRGYLPNTIGIIPYAGIDLAVYETLKNTWLQKYSRDSAGPGVLVLLGCGTVSSTCGQLASYPLALVRTRMQAQASTEGKPKLTMVGQFKYIISNEGVSGLYRGITPNFLKVIPAVSISYVVYEHMKKFLGVGYQG; translated from the exons ATGGGCGAAGAAGACAAGAATCTGTTCGACCGACCTCAACGCGCAACAAACGAAGTGAAGGCAGAAAACGTCACGAATGTGGAGGCAGAACGTCAGAGGAGATATGCGGATCTGTTCGAGGAACTGGACTTGAATAGAGATGGTAAGGTTGACATCAGTGAACTGCGAATTGGACTAGCTGCTCGTGGTTTACACCAAGGAGAAGCTGAAGAG ATCGTCCTGGTGAGTGACATCAATCGTGATGGCTTGCTGGACTTTCAGGAGTTCTCTGAGTATCTCCAGGCTCACGAGAAGAGGCTATGGCTCATGTTCCACAAACTGGATCGGAACAATGATG gtaaaaTCGATGTGGGAGAGATCCAGCACTTACTGCAGAAGCTTGGAGTGGAGGTCACCAAGGAACAAGCCTCCAGAATACTGCAGAG TATGGACAGGGATGGCACCATGACCATTGACTGGAAAGAATGGCGAGATTACTTCCTGTTCAATCCTTTCCACAACATGGAGGACATTGTCCACTACTGGAAACACTCCCAT ATGTTTGACATTGGGGAACATTTGACGGTGCCAGATGAGTTCTCAGAGAAGGAACGGCGATCCGGTCTGGTATGGAGGCAATTGGTTGCGGGAGCAATGGCAGGTGCCGTGTCCAGGACAGGAACTGCTCCTTTGGATCGTCTGAAAGTTTTCCTGCAG GTACACGGTTCCGTCTCTCATGGGAAAAATCTGTGGTCGGGGCTAAGAGGGATGATCCAAGAAGGAGGTGTCTTTGCACTCTGGAGGGGAAACGGCATCAATGTCCTCAAGATTGCCCCAGAATCCGCCATTAAGTTTATGGCCTATGAACAG ATCAAGTGGCTGATTCGTGGCAGCAAGGAGGGGGGAAGTTTAAGAGTACAAGAAAGATTTCTTGCTGGCTCTTTGGCAGGAGCTACTGCCCAGACCATCATCTACCCCATGGAG GTTCTTAAAACTCGTCTCACATTAAGGACAACAGGGCAATATTCGGGTGTGGCTGACTGTGCCAGACAGATCCTGAGGAGGGAGGGACTTCGGGCTTTCTACAGGGGCTACCTGCCAAATACAATTGGTATCATCCCCTACGCTGGCATCGACTTGGCTGTGTATGAG ACTCTTAAGAATACCTGGCTTCAGAAGTACTCTCGTGACTCAGCAGGTCCTGGTGTTTTGGTCCTTCTGGGCTGCGGTACCGTTTCCAGCACCTGCGGGCAGCTCGCGTCATATCCGCTTGCTCTCGTTCGGACACGAATGCAGGCGCAAG CCAGCACGGAGGGTAAACCAAAACTGACCATGGTGGGCCAGTTTAAATACATCATATCCAATGAAGGTGTGTCTGGTCTGTATCGTGGCATCACACCTAATTTTCTCAAAGTCATTCCTGCTGTTAGCATCTCCTATGTGGTGTATGAGCACATGAAGAAATTTCTTGGGGTGGGATACCAAGGATGA
- the LOC125983048 gene encoding mitochondrial adenyl nucleotide antiporter SLC25A23 isoform X2 gives MARLLPVQSFPQHGGHCPLLETLPYEFSEKERRSGLVWRQLVAGAMAGAVSRTGTAPLDRLKVFLQVHGSVSHGKNLWSGLRGMIQEGGVFALWRGNGINVLKIAPESAIKFMAYEQIKWLIRGSKEGGSLRVQERFLAGSLAGATAQTIIYPMEVLKTRLTLRTTGQYSGVADCARQILRREGLRAFYRGYLPNTIGIIPYAGIDLAVYETLKNTWLQKYSRDSAGPGVLVLLGCGTVSSTCGQLASYPLALVRTRMQAQASTEGKPKLTMVGQFKYIISNEGVSGLYRGITPNFLKVIPAVSISYVVYEHMKKFLGVGYQG, from the exons ATGGCGAGATTACTTCCTGTTCAATCCTTTCCACAACATGGAGGACATTGTCCACTACTGGAAACACTCCCAT ATGAGTTCTCAGAGAAGGAACGGCGATCCGGTCTGGTATGGAGGCAATTGGTTGCGGGAGCAATGGCAGGTGCCGTGTCCAGGACAGGAACTGCTCCTTTGGATCGTCTGAAAGTTTTCCTGCAG GTACACGGTTCCGTCTCTCATGGGAAAAATCTGTGGTCGGGGCTAAGAGGGATGATCCAAGAAGGAGGTGTCTTTGCACTCTGGAGGGGAAACGGCATCAATGTCCTCAAGATTGCCCCAGAATCCGCCATTAAGTTTATGGCCTATGAACAG ATCAAGTGGCTGATTCGTGGCAGCAAGGAGGGGGGAAGTTTAAGAGTACAAGAAAGATTTCTTGCTGGCTCTTTGGCAGGAGCTACTGCCCAGACCATCATCTACCCCATGGAG GTTCTTAAAACTCGTCTCACATTAAGGACAACAGGGCAATATTCGGGTGTGGCTGACTGTGCCAGACAGATCCTGAGGAGGGAGGGACTTCGGGCTTTCTACAGGGGCTACCTGCCAAATACAATTGGTATCATCCCCTACGCTGGCATCGACTTGGCTGTGTATGAG ACTCTTAAGAATACCTGGCTTCAGAAGTACTCTCGTGACTCAGCAGGTCCTGGTGTTTTGGTCCTTCTGGGCTGCGGTACCGTTTCCAGCACCTGCGGGCAGCTCGCGTCATATCCGCTTGCTCTCGTTCGGACACGAATGCAGGCGCAAG CCAGCACGGAGGGTAAACCAAAACTGACCATGGTGGGCCAGTTTAAATACATCATATCCAATGAAGGTGTGTCTGGTCTGTATCGTGGCATCACACCTAATTTTCTCAAAGTCATTCCTGCTGTTAGCATCTCCTATGTGGTGTATGAGCACATGAAGAAATTTCTTGGGGTGGGATACCAAGGATGA
- the gps1 gene encoding COP9 signalosome complex subunit 1 isoform X2, whose protein sequence is MQIDADPQEDQQNAPDINYIVENPTLDLEQYATSYGGLMRIERLQFIAEHCPQLRVESLKMALTFVQRTFNVDTYEEVHRKLSDASREVPGVPEVAPEGGVVPPPLDSAWAESTRKKALLKLEKLDTDLKNYKGNSIKESIRRGHDDLGDHYLDCGDLSNALKCYSRARDYCTSAKHVINMCLNVIKVSVYLQNWSHVLSYVNKAESTPEIAEQRGERDSQNQAVLTKLKCAAGLAELASRKYKPAAKCFLQASFDHCDCPELLSPSNVAVYGGLCALATFDRQELQRNVISSSSFKLFLELEPQIRDIIFKFYESKYASCLKLLDEMKDNLLLDMYLAPHVRTLYSQIRNRALIQYFSPYVSADMTKMAQAFNTTVAALEDELTQLILEGLINARIDSHSKILYARDVDQRSTTFEKSLHMGKEFQRRAKAMILRAAVLRNQIHVKSPPREGSQGELTPANSQTRMSTNM, encoded by the exons ATGCAGATTGATGCAGATCCCCAAGAGGACCAGCAGAATGCGCCAGACATCAACTACATTGTGGAGAACCCAACACTG GATCTAGAACAGTATGCGACCAGTTATGGTGGACTAATGCGTATCGAGAGACTCCAGTTCATCGCGGAGCATTGCCCGCAGCTCAGAGTGGAATCCTTGAAGATGGCTCTGACTTTTGTCCAAAGGACTTTCAACGTTGATACTTATGAAGAGGTTCACCGCAAGCTGTCTGATGCCTCACG GGAAGTTCCAGGTGTACCAGAAGTAGCTCCCGAAGGTGGGGTTGTCCCTCCTCCTTTGGATTCAGCATGGGCAGAGTCCACCAGGAAGAAGGCTCTGCTTAAATTGGAGAAACTGGACACTGATCTAAAGAATTACAAAGGGAACTCAATTAAAGAGAGCATTAG GAGAGGACATGATGACTTGGGGGATCATTACCTGGACTGTGGTGACCTCAGTAACGCCCTCAAGTGCTACTCTCGAGCCAGGGACTACTGCACCAGTGCTAAACATGTCATTAACATGTGCCTGAATGTAATCAAG GTTAGTGTTTATCTCCAAAACTGGTCTCATGTACTGAGCTATGTCAACAAGGCAGAATCCACACCTGAGATTGCAGAG CAACGAGGAGAGCGAGACAGCCAAAATCAAGCAGTTCTTACCAAATTAAAGTGTGCTGCGG GCCTGGCGGAATTGGCGTCTCGAAAATACAAACCAGCTGCCAAGTGCTTCCTCCAGGCTTCCTTTGACCACTGTGACTGTCCAGAG CTTTTGTCACCCAGTAATGTAGCGGTCTACGGAGGTTTATGCGCTCTGGCTACATTTGACAGACAGGAGCTCCAACGCAACGTCATCTCCAGCAG CTCTTTTAAGTTATTTCTAGAATTAGAACCTCAAATTCGTGACATCATCTTCAAGTTCTATGAATCCAAATATGCGTCCTGTCTTAAGCTACTGGATGAAatgaag GATAATCTTCTGTTGGACATGTACTTGGCTCCACATGTCCGGACACTGTACAGCCAAATCAGAAACAGAGCTCTTATCCAG TATTTCAGCCCCTACGTTTCAGCAGACATGACAAAGATGGCTCAGGCCTTCAATACTACAGTGGCAGCCCTCGAAGACGAACTCACTCAACTTATCCTGGAGGGGCTCATTAATGCACGCATCGACTCCCATAGCAAG ATTCTGTATGCGAGGGATGTGGACCAGAGAAGCACAACTTTTGAGAAGTCCCTCCATATGGGCAAAGAGTTCCAGAGACGAGCCAAAGCCATGATCCTCAGAGCAGCTGTGCTTCGCAATCAAATCCATGTCAAG TCTCCACCCAGAGAAGGAAGTCAAGGTGAACTGACACCAGCCAACAGTCAAACAAGAATGAGCACCAACATGTGA
- the gps1 gene encoding COP9 signalosome complex subunit 1 isoform X1: MPLPVQVFNFQGAVEPMQIDADPQEDQQNAPDINYIVENPTLDLEQYATSYGGLMRIERLQFIAEHCPQLRVESLKMALTFVQRTFNVDTYEEVHRKLSDASREVPGVPEVAPEGGVVPPPLDSAWAESTRKKALLKLEKLDTDLKNYKGNSIKESIRRGHDDLGDHYLDCGDLSNALKCYSRARDYCTSAKHVINMCLNVIKVSVYLQNWSHVLSYVNKAESTPEIAEQRGERDSQNQAVLTKLKCAAGLAELASRKYKPAAKCFLQASFDHCDCPELLSPSNVAVYGGLCALATFDRQELQRNVISSSSFKLFLELEPQIRDIIFKFYESKYASCLKLLDEMKDNLLLDMYLAPHVRTLYSQIRNRALIQYFSPYVSADMTKMAQAFNTTVAALEDELTQLILEGLINARIDSHSKILYARDVDQRSTTFEKSLHMGKEFQRRAKAMILRAAVLRNQIHVKSPPREGSQGELTPANSQTRMSTNM, from the exons ATGCCTTTGCCTGTGCAGGTTTTTAACTTTCAG GGGGCTGTGGAACCCATGCAGATTGATGCAGATCCCCAAGAGGACCAGCAGAATGCGCCAGACATCAACTACATTGTGGAGAACCCAACACTG GATCTAGAACAGTATGCGACCAGTTATGGTGGACTAATGCGTATCGAGAGACTCCAGTTCATCGCGGAGCATTGCCCGCAGCTCAGAGTGGAATCCTTGAAGATGGCTCTGACTTTTGTCCAAAGGACTTTCAACGTTGATACTTATGAAGAGGTTCACCGCAAGCTGTCTGATGCCTCACG GGAAGTTCCAGGTGTACCAGAAGTAGCTCCCGAAGGTGGGGTTGTCCCTCCTCCTTTGGATTCAGCATGGGCAGAGTCCACCAGGAAGAAGGCTCTGCTTAAATTGGAGAAACTGGACACTGATCTAAAGAATTACAAAGGGAACTCAATTAAAGAGAGCATTAG GAGAGGACATGATGACTTGGGGGATCATTACCTGGACTGTGGTGACCTCAGTAACGCCCTCAAGTGCTACTCTCGAGCCAGGGACTACTGCACCAGTGCTAAACATGTCATTAACATGTGCCTGAATGTAATCAAG GTTAGTGTTTATCTCCAAAACTGGTCTCATGTACTGAGCTATGTCAACAAGGCAGAATCCACACCTGAGATTGCAGAG CAACGAGGAGAGCGAGACAGCCAAAATCAAGCAGTTCTTACCAAATTAAAGTGTGCTGCGG GCCTGGCGGAATTGGCGTCTCGAAAATACAAACCAGCTGCCAAGTGCTTCCTCCAGGCTTCCTTTGACCACTGTGACTGTCCAGAG CTTTTGTCACCCAGTAATGTAGCGGTCTACGGAGGTTTATGCGCTCTGGCTACATTTGACAGACAGGAGCTCCAACGCAACGTCATCTCCAGCAG CTCTTTTAAGTTATTTCTAGAATTAGAACCTCAAATTCGTGACATCATCTTCAAGTTCTATGAATCCAAATATGCGTCCTGTCTTAAGCTACTGGATGAAatgaag GATAATCTTCTGTTGGACATGTACTTGGCTCCACATGTCCGGACACTGTACAGCCAAATCAGAAACAGAGCTCTTATCCAG TATTTCAGCCCCTACGTTTCAGCAGACATGACAAAGATGGCTCAGGCCTTCAATACTACAGTGGCAGCCCTCGAAGACGAACTCACTCAACTTATCCTGGAGGGGCTCATTAATGCACGCATCGACTCCCATAGCAAG ATTCTGTATGCGAGGGATGTGGACCAGAGAAGCACAACTTTTGAGAAGTCCCTCCATATGGGCAAAGAGTTCCAGAGACGAGCCAAAGCCATGATCCTCAGAGCAGCTGTGCTTCGCAATCAAATCCATGTCAAG TCTCCACCCAGAGAAGGAAGTCAAGGTGAACTGACACCAGCCAACAGTCAAACAAGAATGAGCACCAACATGTGA